Proteins co-encoded in one Balnearium lithotrophicum genomic window:
- a CDS encoding DNA repair protein RecN produces MLEELRVNSFGGISGELFLSPNFNVIIGETGTGKSLLVSSIKFLMGEKFPFVTEDTFVEAVLRVDGEEIFVRRDFKGGRSRYFLNGMRVPQRKIYEVLSPLFFIQSQREGINLLKPSYQLKILDRFSKTEGLLEEFRGVLKKYSSKLSELAELKEQERLRDREIDILKFQINEIEEVNLQIGEEEELLELREKLSKIEEIRKVRETSLFLLYEGEVSVLSLLSDVIREFDSLNMYGEISEKLSSVYYEVESIVSEIERKMNPPETELSLEEIEERLYKIEKLKKKYGSSYEEIYDFLNKSKEKLERLENVSYEIENLERELEEIKEKLYQIGKKISIKRKEGSSLLKKYLEREFSELGLNSARFEIEFQDLKEPSPVGLETVRFLFSGNPILPLSPISESISGGELSRFLLSILSIFSLPSATMVFDEIDSGMSGKILKKVARKLKLISRNQQVIAVTHSPQVVAPADRVFKLERTGNGKVEVNVLENSSLVEEISKMISGDVTQGSIRAVKDLLNSWEE; encoded by the coding sequence ATGCTTGAGGAACTCAGAGTTAATTCCTTTGGTGGTATAAGTGGAGAGCTCTTCCTCTCTCCAAACTTTAACGTTATTATCGGTGAAACTGGAACGGGTAAATCCCTTCTCGTTTCATCAATTAAGTTTTTAATGGGAGAAAAGTTCCCGTTTGTTACAGAAGATACCTTTGTAGAGGCTGTCTTAAGGGTAGATGGGGAGGAGATATTCGTCAGGAGGGACTTTAAGGGAGGGCGCTCGAGGTACTTTTTAAACGGTATGAGAGTTCCACAGAGGAAAATTTACGAGGTTCTATCTCCTCTCTTTTTTATTCAGTCCCAAAGGGAGGGTATAAATCTACTAAAACCCTCCTATCAACTTAAAATACTTGACAGATTTTCGAAGACCGAAGGTCTCCTTGAAGAGTTCAGAGGAGTTCTAAAGAAGTATAGTAGTAAGCTTTCGGAACTTGCGGAGTTAAAGGAGCAGGAGAGGTTAAGGGATAGGGAAATTGATATTTTGAAGTTTCAAATAAACGAAATTGAGGAAGTTAACCTTCAGATAGGAGAGGAGGAGGAGCTCTTAGAGCTCCGGGAAAAACTCTCCAAAATTGAGGAGATTAGAAAGGTTAGGGAAACTTCGCTCTTTCTGCTCTACGAAGGAGAGGTGTCCGTCCTTTCGCTTCTCTCAGATGTTATTAGAGAGTTTGATTCCTTAAACATGTACGGTGAAATTTCAGAAAAGCTCTCCTCTGTCTACTACGAAGTTGAATCGATAGTTTCGGAAATTGAGAGAAAAATGAATCCTCCAGAAACTGAACTTTCCTTGGAGGAAATAGAGGAAAGACTCTACAAAATAGAAAAACTTAAGAAAAAGTATGGAAGTTCCTATGAGGAAATTTATGACTTTCTAAATAAATCGAAAGAGAAGTTGGAAAGGCTTGAGAATGTTTCCTACGAAATTGAAAATTTAGAAAGGGAGTTGGAAGAAATAAAGGAGAAACTTTATCAGATAGGTAAGAAAATAAGCATTAAGAGAAAAGAAGGTAGTAGTTTGCTGAAGAAATACTTAGAGAGGGAATTTTCAGAGTTAGGCCTCAATTCTGCAAGGTTTGAGATTGAATTTCAAGACCTTAAAGAACCTTCTCCTGTTGGCCTTGAAACTGTAAGATTCCTGTTTTCTGGAAATCCAATTTTACCCTTGTCTCCAATTTCTGAATCAATTTCAGGAGGAGAACTCTCTCGATTTCTCCTTTCAATTTTATCCATCTTTTCCCTACCTTCTGCTACAATGGTCTTTGACGAGATTGATTCGGGCATGTCTGGTAAAATACTCAAGAAGGTTGCAAGAAAACTGAAACTTATTTCGAGGAATCAACAAGTTATAGCTGTAACTCACTCGCCTCAGGTTGTTGCTCCAGCAGATAGGGTTTTTAAATTAGAGAGAACAGGGAATGGGAAAGTAGAAGTAAACGTTTTAGAAAACTCCTCTCTTGTAGAGGAAATTTCGAAAATGATATCTGGAGACGTTACACAGGGAAGTATTAGAGCTGTTAAAGACCTTTTAAATAGCTGGGAGGAGTGA
- the trxB gene encoding thioredoxin-disulfide reductase gives MIWDVVIVGAGPAGLASAIYAGRSQLKTVVLDQVPGGQLLITEQIENYPGFYEGITGFELSEKFRKHAEKFGAKIETGKSVDSVDVEGDIFILKCGNDEIRGKTVIWAAGSTPRKLNVPGEAEFLGRGVSYCAVCDGFFFKDKTVAVVGGGDSALEEALYLTKFANKVYLIHRRDKFRAVKIIQDRVRKNEKIEPVLNKVVESINGKDFVESLTLRDTVSGELSELPVDGIFIFIGNEPNVSPVLHLVETNEQGFILTDDEMKTKMPGLFAAGDVRYKPLKQVVTATSDGAVAAMSATKFLEEKEG, from the coding sequence ATGATTTGGGATGTTGTGATAGTTGGTGCTGGCCCTGCAGGGCTGGCTTCTGCAATTTATGCTGGAAGGTCTCAACTTAAAACGGTTGTTCTTGACCAGGTTCCAGGTGGACAGCTCCTTATAACGGAGCAGATAGAGAACTATCCTGGTTTCTATGAAGGTATTACTGGATTTGAACTTTCAGAGAAATTCAGAAAACATGCAGAGAAGTTTGGAGCAAAGATAGAGACTGGAAAAAGTGTGGATTCTGTCGATGTTGAAGGGGATATTTTCATTTTAAAGTGCGGGAATGATGAAATAAGGGGAAAAACCGTAATCTGGGCTGCAGGTTCAACCCCAAGAAAGTTAAACGTTCCTGGAGAGGCAGAGTTTTTAGGAAGGGGAGTTTCCTACTGTGCCGTTTGTGACGGTTTCTTTTTTAAGGATAAAACCGTTGCAGTAGTTGGTGGGGGTGATTCTGCATTAGAGGAAGCCCTTTATCTAACAAAGTTTGCAAACAAAGTTTATCTGATTCACAGGAGAGATAAGTTTAGAGCTGTAAAAATTATTCAGGATAGGGTAAGGAAAAACGAAAAAATAGAACCTGTACTGAATAAGGTTGTTGAATCCATAAATGGAAAGGACTTTGTAGAATCCCTTACTCTTAGGGATACTGTATCCGGTGAATTATCGGAACTGCCAGTTGACGGTATTTTTATATTCATTGGAAATGAACCGAACGTCTCCCCTGTTTTACACTTAGTGGAAACGAACGAACAGGGATTTATTCTTACAGATGATGAGATGAAGACAAAAATGCCAGGTCTCTTTGCCGCTGGGGACGTTAGGTACAAGCCACTGAAACAGGTCGTTACGGCCACTTCTGATGGAGCAGTTGCAGCAATGTCTGCCACAAAATTCTTAGAGGAGAAGGAAGGTTAG
- the amrB gene encoding AmmeMemoRadiSam system protein B, with translation MVRYPAVAGQFYPGTPQELEMFLSSLCRRDVPKVKAKAVIVPHAGYIYSGKVAGETYSRVEIPKNNVIMGPNHTGLGRPVSVFTEGVWITPLGEVPVNEEFTSELCNHYPFEPDTTAHIYEHSLEVQVPFLQFCSGYRSDLRIVPVVFQHISLDDCIKAGRALASVISQVDEDTLIVVSTDFSHYVSQDTAERLDSLAIDAILNLDPVELYRRVHYYNISMCGVIPATVGLTAAKELGAEKAELVMYRTSGDVTGDYNQVVGYGGIIVY, from the coding sequence ATGGTTAGGTATCCGGCAGTTGCAGGTCAATTCTATCCGGGAACTCCTCAGGAGCTTGAAATGTTTTTGAGTTCTCTTTGTAGGAGAGACGTTCCAAAGGTTAAGGCAAAGGCTGTTATTGTTCCCCATGCAGGTTACATCTACTCTGGAAAGGTTGCAGGTGAAACTTACAGTAGGGTAGAGATTCCTAAAAACAACGTAATTATGGGTCCAAACCATACCGGTTTAGGAAGGCCTGTGTCTGTCTTTACGGAAGGGGTTTGGATTACTCCGTTGGGAGAGGTTCCTGTTAATGAGGAATTTACGAGCGAACTCTGCAACCACTATCCATTTGAACCTGACACAACGGCCCACATATACGAGCACTCTTTGGAAGTTCAAGTTCCGTTTTTACAGTTCTGTTCAGGTTATAGGAGCGATTTAAGGATAGTTCCTGTTGTTTTTCAGCATATCTCTTTAGATGACTGTATTAAGGCAGGAAGGGCCCTTGCAAGCGTTATTTCTCAGGTAGATGAGGATACACTAATTGTTGTTAGCACGGACTTTTCACACTACGTTTCCCAGGATACGGCTGAAAGGCTTGATTCTTTAGCTATTGATGCGATTCTAAACCTTGACCCTGTGGAGCTCTACAGGAGGGTTCACTACTACAACATCTCCATGTGTGGAGTTATCCCTGCAACGGTAGGACTGACTGCAGCCAAGGAGCTTGGAGCTGAAAAGGCAGAGTTGGTAATGTACAGAACTTCGGGGGACGTTACAGGGGACTATAACCAGGTTGTTGGTTATGGAGGAATCATTGTATATTAA
- the fliG gene encoding flagellar motor switch protein FliG has translation MEEKKVKTERITGVQKAAILILSLPEDIAVNVIRNLKDYEIAKIAKAILSLGTVKKDMVKLVIEEAYSELSEIAPLKAAPDEVRRLLEKALPPDKLNELLEETMLAESEKLIFEELKKLDPKFIAKLIEKEHPQIIAIILSQLPPMKAAEVIQYLPKRLGVTNVQEEVVKRLAQLEKISMKTLKIVVEALEEELASIGGGKEQALSGLDIAAEIVNNLPKEIAQELLDQIRKEDPSLADAIEERMFKFEDIIKLDNRAIIEILKSVDKNDLLLALKGAPQEILDKFLSNMSKRAAQMFLEDLEALGPVKKSDVEAARKRVIAVIKKLAEEGKIDISGSEELI, from the coding sequence ATGGAAGAAAAGAAAGTAAAAACAGAGAGAATTACAGGAGTTCAAAAAGCTGCTATTTTAATCCTGTCCCTTCCTGAAGACATTGCCGTTAATGTTATAAGAAACTTGAAGGATTATGAAATCGCAAAGATTGCCAAGGCGATTCTTTCTTTAGGAACAGTAAAGAAGGATATGGTGAAACTCGTTATCGAGGAAGCTTACAGTGAGCTGTCAGAAATTGCTCCTCTGAAGGCAGCTCCTGATGAAGTTAGGAGGCTTTTAGAAAAAGCCCTTCCTCCTGATAAGCTCAACGAACTTTTAGAAGAAACAATGCTTGCAGAATCGGAAAAACTCATATTTGAGGAGCTTAAAAAACTCGACCCAAAGTTTATAGCAAAGCTCATAGAGAAAGAGCACCCTCAAATTATTGCCATAATACTCTCCCAGTTACCTCCTATGAAGGCAGCCGAAGTTATTCAGTACCTTCCTAAGAGACTGGGAGTAACTAACGTTCAGGAAGAGGTTGTAAAGAGGTTGGCGCAACTTGAAAAGATTTCAATGAAAACGTTGAAGATTGTTGTTGAGGCATTGGAGGAGGAGTTGGCAAGTATTGGAGGAGGAAAGGAACAGGCACTAAGCGGTTTGGATATTGCTGCTGAAATAGTTAACAATCTACCAAAAGAGATTGCTCAGGAGCTCCTTGACCAAATCAGAAAGGAAGACCCATCCCTTGCAGATGCCATTGAAGAGAGGATGTTCAAGTTTGAGGATATTATTAAACTTGATAATAGAGCAATTATTGAGATACTTAAGTCGGTTGATAAGAATGACCTTCTGTTAGCTCTTAAAGGAGCTCCTCAAGAAATTCTTGATAAGTTCCTCTCAAACATGTCAAAGAGGGCAGCTCAGATGTTCTTGGAGGATTTAGAAGCTTTAGGTCCTGTTAAAAAATCGGACGTTGAAGCGGCACGGAAACGAGTTATTGCTGTAATTAAGAAGCTTGCGGAAGAGGGTAAAATAGATATCAGCGGTTCTGAGGAGCTCATTTAG
- the flgF gene encoding flagellar basal-body rod protein FlgF, with protein sequence MALTVQSLYILASGAERAKEQLDIVSNNVANVDTPGFKKILMEEFSQHIPKNRGDAYNLMVFPRFKRTDVILSQGALRKTGNPLDLALKGSGFFAVKGKSGEIYTRNGHFFVDSDGKLVDQNGNPVLDISGKEIFLTESEKITVTSDGEVYEGNRKVGILKIVDFQKVKPLGDSYYQGIGTPMATDAKILQGFLENSNVSPIKEMVELIEAQRRFEIYGNLMRALDYVNVKSTEIGKL encoded by the coding sequence ATGGCTTTAACTGTTCAATCACTTTACATTTTAGCTTCTGGGGCTGAGAGGGCCAAGGAGCAGTTAGATATAGTTTCAAACAATGTTGCAAATGTGGATACTCCTGGATTTAAGAAAATTCTTATGGAGGAGTTTTCTCAACACATACCCAAAAATAGGGGAGATGCTTACAATTTAATGGTTTTCCCGAGATTTAAAAGAACCGATGTAATTCTGTCTCAGGGAGCTCTCCGAAAGACTGGTAACCCCTTGGATTTAGCTTTAAAGGGAAGTGGTTTCTTCGCTGTAAAAGGAAAAAGTGGAGAGATTTATACGAGAAACGGTCACTTTTTTGTTGATTCAGATGGAAAGTTGGTTGACCAAAATGGAAATCCTGTTTTAGATATCTCCGGAAAGGAAATTTTCCTTACAGAAAGTGAAAAGATTACCGTTACTTCTGATGGGGAAGTATATGAGGGTAATAGAAAAGTTGGTATCCTAAAAATTGTTGACTTTCAAAAAGTCAAGCCCTTAGGGGATTCCTACTATCAGGGAATAGGAACTCCAATGGCAACCGATGCAAAAATTCTCCAGGGATTTTTAGAGAACTCCAATGTGAGTCCCATTAAGGAGATGGTGGAGCTAATAGAGGCTCAAAGGAGATTTGAGATTTACGGTAATCTCATGAGAGCGCTTGATTACGTTAACGTTAAGAGCACAGAAATAGGAAAATTATAG
- the trxA gene encoding thioredoxin: MAKEIKTVDEFEREVLQSDIPVLVDFWAPWCGPCRMLAPTIEELSQEYEGKVKVVKVNTDELPMVAMQYGIRGIPTVILFVNGEPADVKVGLQPKAVFENMIARFLGE, translated from the coding sequence ATGGCAAAAGAAATCAAAACAGTCGATGAATTTGAAAGGGAAGTTCTTCAGTCAGATATCCCTGTGCTTGTTGACTTCTGGGCTCCATGGTGTGGACCTTGTAGAATGCTTGCTCCCACAATTGAGGAGCTCTCCCAGGAGTACGAAGGAAAAGTTAAAGTTGTTAAAGTAAACACAGATGAACTTCCCATGGTTGCAATGCAGTACGGAATAAGGGGAATTCCTACCGTTATACTCTTTGTTAATGGAGAGCCTGCCGATGTTAAAGTAGGACTTCAGCCTAAGGCTGTTTTTGAAAACATGATAGCCCGTTTCCTCGGGGAGTAG
- the yihA gene encoding ribosome biogenesis GTP-binding protein YihA/YsxC, giving the protein MKVKNVELYKAVYSPEDLPQTPFNEVAFVGRSNVGKSSLLNTIVNNFKLARVSSEPGKTRSINFYLVNQKFFLVDLPGYGFARVPLREQKRWKELIESYLKGRDRLKGIFLLIDSRVGPTEKDKQMKDWLDFYSIPYVVIATKVDKLKSSERKKLEEKVRRAFKDDSVRIVPFSSKTREGREQVLKILNNWVSS; this is encoded by the coding sequence ATGAAAGTTAAAAATGTGGAGCTCTACAAAGCAGTCTACTCACCTGAGGACTTACCCCAGACTCCCTTTAACGAGGTGGCCTTCGTTGGAAGGTCAAACGTTGGAAAGTCCTCCCTTTTAAATACCATTGTAAACAACTTTAAGCTTGCAAGGGTGAGCTCTGAGCCTGGAAAGACCCGTTCGATTAACTTCTATTTAGTTAATCAAAAGTTCTTCTTAGTTGACCTTCCCGGTTACGGCTTCGCAAGGGTTCCGCTTAGGGAACAGAAGAGGTGGAAGGAACTTATAGAAAGTTATTTAAAGGGTAGAGACAGATTAAAGGGTATCTTTCTCCTAATTGATTCAAGGGTAGGACCCACAGAGAAGGACAAACAGATGAAGGATTGGTTGGACTTTTACTCTATTCCCTACGTTGTAATTGCAACGAAGGTTGATAAGTTGAAGTCCTCAGAGAGAAAGAAGCTTGAAGAAAAAGTCAGAAGAGCCTTTAAGGATGATTCAGTTAGAATAGTTCCCTTCTCGTCAAAAACCCGCGAAGGTAGAGAGCAGGTTCTAAAAATTCTGAACAATTGGGTCAGCAGTTAG
- a CDS encoding flagellar motor switch protein FliM → MSEDFLSQEEIDALLGEKKEEKEEEKIAPLDFSKLEHVKKGGVPGLDLLFEKWLKIYGEEIRRLIPQVAMVSKETVFITRFQSFMSKIPMPASYSIASMKPLKENFLLVLDSRLVFVIISVLFGGPAKPFKVEGREFTRLELKIIRSVVELTLETFESVWKNIYPVELELKGIELNPTLARIASGNEKVIVVECSMDIEGYEAPFFFCFPQSMFMPIRDIIFSESFLTEKDPIWDAQLRKKVLKTKVKLTLELARKKLRMGDILNWKVGDKINLEVSKKDLFRLYVEETPKFLVRLGKVKDKYAALISKFISGDGNGRRGKEPGRDSRTEGENTGGEAKG, encoded by the coding sequence ATGTCTGAGGATTTCCTTTCTCAGGAAGAAATCGATGCCCTCTTAGGGGAAAAAAAGGAGGAAAAGGAAGAGGAGAAAATAGCTCCCCTTGACTTTTCAAAGTTAGAACACGTAAAGAAAGGGGGAGTTCCAGGATTAGATCTCCTTTTTGAGAAGTGGTTGAAGATTTATGGAGAGGAGATAAGAAGATTGATTCCTCAAGTTGCAATGGTATCAAAGGAAACAGTTTTTATAACCCGTTTTCAGTCGTTTATGTCGAAAATCCCTATGCCTGCCAGTTACAGTATAGCTTCTATGAAACCTTTAAAGGAAAATTTCCTATTAGTGCTCGATTCAAGGTTAGTTTTTGTAATTATAAGTGTCCTTTTTGGAGGACCTGCTAAACCCTTTAAGGTGGAAGGAAGGGAATTTACCCGGTTAGAGCTTAAAATTATACGCAGCGTTGTAGAACTTACTTTAGAGACGTTTGAAAGTGTGTGGAAAAATATCTATCCAGTAGAGCTGGAATTAAAAGGAATAGAGCTGAATCCAACCCTTGCGAGAATTGCTTCTGGAAATGAGAAGGTTATCGTTGTTGAATGCTCTATGGATATTGAAGGTTATGAGGCACCCTTTTTTTTCTGCTTTCCTCAGAGTATGTTTATGCCGATAAGGGACATAATTTTTTCCGAGTCCTTCCTCACAGAAAAGGACCCTATTTGGGATGCCCAGCTTAGAAAAAAAGTTCTTAAAACAAAAGTGAAATTGACTTTAGAGCTTGCAAGAAAAAAATTAAGAATGGGAGATATTTTAAACTGGAAGGTTGGAGATAAAATTAACCTTGAAGTTTCTAAAAAAGACCTGTTCAGACTTTACGTCGAGGAGACTCCTAAGTTTCTCGTTAGACTTGGAAAGGTTAAGGATAAATATGCAGCTCTAATTAGTAAGTTTATATCTGGGGACGGAAATGGCAGAAGAGGAAAAGAACCTGGAAGAGACAGCAGAACAGAAGGGGAAAACACAGGAGGAGAAGCCAAAGGCTGA
- the fliN gene encoding flagellar motor switch protein FliN, translated as MAEEEKNLEETAEQKGKTQEEKPKAEGEEVNQENLAKEWEESLKQQQASNSYNQEEQNQEELAKQWEEALKEQELKSTPEETKPSEKCEKEFELLKDIPLEVSVEVGSTKLPLEEILKLHTNSVVELDRFIDEPVDIKINGKLVAKGKLYQVEDNFGVEIVQIITPEERLKLIEE; from the coding sequence ATGGCAGAAGAGGAAAAGAACCTGGAAGAGACAGCAGAACAGAAGGGGAAAACACAGGAGGAGAAGCCAAAGGCTGAAGGAGAGGAAGTAAATCAGGAGAACTTGGCTAAGGAGTGGGAAGAGTCTTTAAAACAGCAACAGGCCTCTAACTCCTATAATCAGGAAGAGCAAAATCAAGAGGAGTTGGCGAAACAGTGGGAAGAGGCCTTAAAAGAGCAGGAATTAAAGAGTACTCCTGAGGAAACCAAACCATCTGAAAAGTGCGAAAAGGAATTTGAGCTTCTAAAGGATATTCCCCTTGAAGTAAGTGTTGAAGTTGGTTCAACAAAACTTCCGTTGGAGGAGATTTTGAAACTCCATACAAACAGTGTTGTTGAACTTGACAGATTTATTGATGAGCCTGTTGATATAAAAATCAACGGTAAACTGGTAGCAAAGGGAAAGCTCTATCAGGTTGAGGATAATTTTGGTGTTGAAATCGTTCAAATTATTACTCCCGAGGAGAGATTAAAATTAATTGAGGAGTAA
- a CDS encoding ArsR/SmtB family transcription factor produces MERETKIADILKALAHPTRVKIVKYLSDGEKCVKDIWQELNVPQPTVSQHINILKNAGVISFRKDGVKTCYRIELPVVVKILKLLEEEVK; encoded by the coding sequence TTGGAGAGGGAAACAAAAATAGCCGATATCTTAAAGGCTCTTGCCCATCCAACGAGGGTGAAGATTGTTAAATACTTGTCCGATGGTGAAAAGTGTGTAAAGGATATTTGGCAGGAATTGAACGTTCCTCAACCAACGGTTTCCCAGCACATTAACATACTGAAGAATGCAGGAGTAATTTCATTCCGTAAGGACGGAGTAAAAACCTGTTACAGAATAGAGTTACCCGTTGTAGTTAAAATCTTGAAACTTTTAGAAGAGGAGGTAAAGTAA
- a CDS encoding TlpA family protein disulfide reductase, whose product MKKLLSVALLLSLVSITGCQKETGKVEKTTEVSSISQESRGTRAYDFKFTDVNGKTHRLSDFRGKVVIVQFFGTYCPPCRAEMPVLDRIYKKYGGKVVVIGLSVDYSGRAPEELKPFVEKMGVSYTVAPAPEKAWDEFAGKITGLDSIPQTYIIDKRGFIRYYEVGFAPSYEELFVRAVDQLLKEG is encoded by the coding sequence ATGAAAAAGCTCCTATCCGTTGCTCTTTTGTTGTCTCTTGTCTCAATTACAGGGTGTCAAAAGGAAACGGGAAAGGTTGAGAAAACTACAGAGGTATCATCAATCTCACAGGAGAGTAGAGGAACGAGAGCTTACGATTTTAAATTTACAGATGTGAACGGGAAGACCCATAGACTCTCAGATTTTAGAGGGAAAGTTGTTATTGTTCAATTCTTTGGAACTTACTGTCCACCCTGTAGGGCAGAGATGCCTGTTCTTGACAGGATTTATAAGAAGTACGGTGGAAAAGTTGTAGTTATTGGGCTTTCTGTTGACTATTCAGGTAGAGCTCCTGAAGAACTAAAGCCCTTCGTTGAAAAGATGGGAGTTAGCTACACTGTAGCTCCTGCACCGGAAAAGGCTTGGGATGAGTTTGCAGGGAAAATTACGGGACTTGACTCAATCCCTCAAACCTACATAATCGATAAGAGAGGGTTTATTAGGTACTACGAGGTTGGATTTGCTCCTTCCTACGAGGAGCTCTTTGTAAGGGCTGTAGACCAGCTTTTAAAAGAGGGATAA
- a CDS encoding YqhA family protein encodes MKLLERVFEGFLWRTRWLVIFAVLFSLLASLSLFIVASMEIYEPVYSLVERGFHISSDEHETLVGSIVGAIDLYLIATVLIIFSLGLYELFISRIDEAESDKRSSKILAIHSLDDLKEKLAKVVLMVLIVTFFKYAIHIKYETPLETLYLAAGVLMLALALYFSHKNH; translated from the coding sequence GTGAAACTTTTAGAGAGAGTTTTTGAAGGTTTTTTATGGAGAACGAGGTGGCTTGTAATATTTGCAGTTCTCTTTTCTCTCCTTGCATCACTTTCCCTCTTCATTGTAGCTTCTATGGAAATATACGAACCGGTCTATTCCCTCGTTGAAAGGGGTTTTCACATTAGTTCAGATGAACATGAAACCCTTGTAGGCTCAATAGTAGGTGCTATAGACCTCTACTTAATTGCTACCGTTTTAATAATTTTTTCATTAGGTCTCTACGAGCTCTTTATAAGCAGAATTGACGAAGCTGAGAGTGATAAGAGGTCGAGTAAGATACTTGCAATTCACAGTTTGGATGATTTAAAGGAGAAATTGGCAAAAGTTGTCCTTATGGTTTTAATTGTTACCTTTTTCAAGTATGCAATTCATATTAAATACGAAACTCCTTTAGAAACCTTATACCTTGCAGCAGGTGTTCTTATGCTCGCTTTAGCCCTCTACTTCAGTCACAAGAACCATTAA
- a CDS encoding SLC13 family permease: MEGAVKEVSGLLGAFHIHLSKTEMAELSVLLFLFTYAMILLEKFFHRTIAALIGASLVLIIGVITPEKAWESVDHNTIFLLFGMMNIVTVMGKSGFFHLVAAKAVKLTKGSPSRVLWIFSLLTALFSAFLDNVTTVLFMAPVMINIAEKLKLNPIPYLIAIVLASNTGGTATLIGDPPNIIIGSIAGKTFNDFLEEVAPYATLAFLIGLAVMHFLMAKGGFLKAQVSGDELSDILSGEVDERLLDRKLMKKSVVTFLITIILFIVGHDLGLEPGIIALAMATILSLISGLSPAWILEKVEWTTLIFFMGLFMVVGALEVNGVFDIAAHWLIKEIGNNIHEGIIIVGFVSAVISGFVDNIPFTMSMAYVLKGMELQMGSIMDPLWWALSLGACLGGNLTLIGASANIVTADIAERNGYKIDFFRFMKYGTPVAAITVVIAIVLFYIEHAVFGGF; the protein is encoded by the coding sequence ATGGAAGGGGCTGTGAAGGAAGTCAGTGGTCTTTTAGGAGCTTTTCACATTCACCTTTCTAAAACGGAGATGGCGGAGTTAAGCGTTCTTCTCTTTCTATTTACGTACGCAATGATACTCTTAGAAAAGTTTTTCCATAGAACGATTGCTGCTCTTATAGGAGCTTCCCTTGTTCTAATTATCGGTGTTATAACTCCGGAAAAGGCCTGGGAATCTGTTGACCACAATACAATCTTTCTCCTATTTGGAATGATGAACATCGTTACCGTTATGGGAAAGAGTGGTTTCTTCCATCTTGTTGCAGCAAAAGCTGTTAAGTTAACAAAAGGTTCTCCATCAAGGGTTCTATGGATATTTTCTCTGCTTACAGCTCTCTTTTCTGCATTTTTGGATAACGTTACAACTGTCCTCTTTATGGCTCCTGTTATGATTAACATTGCGGAAAAGCTTAAATTGAACCCTATTCCATACCTCATTGCAATTGTTTTAGCATCAAACACAGGTGGTACGGCAACCTTAATTGGTGACCCGCCAAACATAATCATTGGAAGTATTGCAGGTAAGACCTTCAATGACTTCTTAGAGGAAGTAGCACCCTACGCTACCCTTGCCTTCTTAATTGGTCTTGCAGTAATGCACTTCTTGATGGCTAAGGGGGGATTTCTAAAAGCTCAAGTTTCGGGAGATGAGCTGTCAGACATACTTTCGGGAGAAGTTGATGAAAGGCTCTTAGACAGAAAGCTTATGAAGAAATCTGTAGTCACTTTCCTGATAACAATCATACTCTTTATAGTTGGACACGATTTAGGGCTTGAGCCAGGAATTATTGCTCTTGCGATGGCCACGATTTTATCCTTAATAAGTGGCCTCTCTCCTGCCTGGATTTTGGAAAAGGTTGAGTGGACAACGTTAATCTTCTTCATGGGACTGTTTATGGTTGTTGGAGCCTTAGAGGTCAACGGTGTGTTTGATATAGCTGCTCACTGGCTGATAAAGGAAATAGGAAACAACATCCACGAAGGGATAATAATTGTAGGATTCGTCTCAGCAGTAATTTCTGGATTTGTGGATAACATACCATTTACAATGTCTATGGCTTACGTTTTAAAAGGGATGGAGCTGCAGATGGGTTCAATTATGGACCCTCTCTGGTGGGCACTCTCCTTGGGAGCTTGTCTTGGAGGAAACCTGACTTTAATCGGTGCTTCTGCAAATATTGTTACTGCAGACATTGCTGAGAGGAACGGATACAAGATTGATTTCTTCAGGTTTATGAAGTACGGAACACCTGTTGCCGCAATAACTGTTGTTATTGCAATTGTTCTCTTCTACATAGAACACGCTGTATTTGGGGGTTTCTAA